Proteins found in one Longimicrobium sp. genomic segment:
- a CDS encoding aminopeptidase, with protein sequence MILLALLPAALSACSPGYVLRATWEEAKILQRRTPIARVIADPRTDEATRAKLALVLEARAYAADSLGLRAGKSYTLFSRVESDTLALVLSAAYRDRFQARTWWFPVVGRVPYKGFFEEDDARREVRRLEAQGFDTYLRPTAAFSTLGWFNDPLLSTLLRYDEVSLANTVIHELFHNTFYAPGQAAFNESLANFVGGRGAIAFFCGRDGPESPACRRASEEWDDDLLFGAFLSGLVRDLEALYGRADLTSEQKVAMREDVFAAAKERYARDVRPRLEVTNFDRFLNDQLNNATLISRRLYYDRLDLFERVFRARGGDLKRAMDDIVAAARSKKDDPYAAVAALVEPA encoded by the coding sequence TTGATTCTCCTCGCCCTGCTCCCGGCGGCGCTCTCGGCCTGCTCGCCCGGGTACGTGCTGCGCGCCACCTGGGAGGAGGCGAAGATCCTCCAGCGGCGCACGCCGATCGCCAGGGTGATCGCCGACCCGCGCACGGACGAGGCGACGCGCGCCAAGCTGGCGCTGGTGCTGGAGGCGCGCGCCTACGCCGCCGACTCGCTGGGCCTCCGGGCCGGGAAGAGCTACACCCTGTTCTCGCGCGTGGAGTCCGACACGCTGGCGCTGGTGCTCTCGGCCGCCTACCGCGACCGCTTCCAGGCCAGGACCTGGTGGTTCCCGGTGGTCGGCCGCGTGCCGTACAAGGGGTTCTTCGAGGAAGACGACGCCCGCCGCGAGGTGCGCCGGCTGGAGGCGCAGGGATTCGACACGTACCTCCGCCCCACGGCGGCGTTCAGCACGCTGGGATGGTTCAACGACCCGCTCCTCTCCACGCTGCTGCGCTACGACGAGGTGTCGCTGGCGAATACCGTGATCCACGAGCTCTTCCACAACACCTTCTACGCCCCCGGCCAGGCCGCCTTCAACGAGAGCCTGGCGAACTTCGTGGGCGGCCGCGGCGCCATCGCCTTCTTCTGCGGGAGGGACGGACCCGAGTCGCCCGCCTGCCGCCGCGCGAGCGAGGAGTGGGACGACGACCTCCTCTTCGGCGCCTTCCTGAGCGGGCTGGTGCGCGACCTGGAGGCGCTCTACGGCCGCGCCGACCTCACCAGCGAGCAGAAGGTCGCCATGCGCGAGGACGTCTTCGCCGCGGCGAAGGAGCGCTACGCGCGCGACGTCCGTCCCCGGCTCGAGGTGACCAACTTCGACCGCTTCCTGAACGACCAGCTGAACAACGCCACGCTGATCTCCCGGCGACTCTACTACGACCGGCTGGACCTCTTCGAGCGCGTCTTCCGCGCCCGCGGCGGCGACCTGAAGCGCGCGATGGACGACATCGTGGCCGCGGCGCGCTCGAAGAAGGACGACCCCTACGCGGCGGTGGCGGCGCTGGTGGAGCCGGCGTAG
- the leuS gene encoding leucine--tRNA ligase: MSEHTHVSSSYNPAEVERKWQARWEERGTNAWTDEALRTAKRPFYNLMMFPYPSAEGLHVGNIYAFTGADIYGRFKRMQGFDVFEPIGFDAFGIHSENFALKQGIHPGELIPRNVERFTRQLRRVGLMYDWNHTVNTTDPAYYRWTQWIFLQLYKHGLAEKKEAPVNWCPSCNTVLANEQVVGGECERCGTPVEMRFLSQWFFRITDYVAKLLDNLRWIDWSESTRKAQENWIGKSEGAEIRFPVVQRPGAAEPLAVSVFTTRPDTLFGATYMVLAPEHPLVERITPDERRAEVDEYRRAVAAQDLVTRRKTDDRTKTGVDTGARALNPLSGEEIPVWIADYVLMEYGTGAIMAVPGHDERDFEFASKFGLTIRRVIAAEGEDADTPLEAAYTGPGRLVNSGRFNGLTVEDGKQAITMQLAESGSGTPRVNYRLHDWTISRQRYWGPPIPILYCDRCGTVPVPEDQLPVLLPQIEDFKPDASGVSPLARHEEWYLTECPSCGGKARRETDVSDTFLDSAWYFLRYPSANDAEVPFDPQVTRHWLPVNSYIGGNEHAVLHLLYARFVTMALKDMGHVDFEEPFTRFRAHGLIVKEGAKMSKSRGNVVVPDEYIAEWGADTIRMYLMFLGPYQEGGDFRDSGISGPFNFLNRLWDAALSAKEREIDPAVEQKLHATVKKVTEDLEALSYNTAVAAMMEYLNVVRAGGRTPERAAVEPLARLVAPFAPHLAEELWERLGGKGSVFDGARWPEFDPAKAVAETVELVVQVNGKVRARLPMARGIAEDAAREAALADENVRKFLDGKQVRKTVFVPDRLINLVVG, from the coding sequence ATGAGCGAGCACACGCACGTCTCCAGCAGCTACAACCCCGCCGAGGTCGAGCGGAAGTGGCAGGCGCGCTGGGAGGAACGGGGCACCAACGCGTGGACCGACGAGGCCCTGCGCACGGCGAAGCGCCCTTTCTACAACCTGATGATGTTCCCCTACCCGTCGGCCGAGGGGCTGCACGTGGGGAACATCTACGCCTTCACGGGCGCCGACATCTACGGGCGCTTCAAGCGGATGCAGGGCTTCGACGTGTTCGAGCCGATCGGCTTCGACGCGTTCGGCATCCACTCCGAGAACTTCGCGCTCAAGCAGGGGATCCACCCGGGCGAGCTGATCCCCAGGAACGTGGAGCGCTTCACCCGGCAGCTGCGCCGGGTGGGGCTCATGTACGACTGGAACCACACGGTGAACACCACCGACCCGGCGTACTACCGCTGGACGCAGTGGATCTTCCTGCAGCTGTACAAGCACGGGCTGGCCGAGAAGAAGGAGGCGCCGGTCAACTGGTGCCCCTCGTGCAACACCGTGCTGGCCAACGAGCAGGTGGTGGGCGGCGAGTGCGAGCGCTGCGGCACGCCGGTGGAGATGCGCTTCCTGTCGCAGTGGTTCTTCCGCATCACCGACTACGTGGCGAAGCTGCTCGACAACCTGCGCTGGATCGACTGGTCGGAGAGCACCAGGAAGGCGCAGGAGAACTGGATCGGGAAGAGCGAGGGGGCCGAGATCCGCTTCCCCGTGGTGCAGCGGCCCGGCGCGGCCGAGCCGCTGGCCGTCAGCGTGTTCACCACCCGGCCCGACACGCTCTTCGGGGCCACCTACATGGTGCTGGCCCCCGAGCACCCGCTGGTGGAGCGCATCACCCCGGACGAGCGCCGCGCCGAGGTGGACGAGTACCGCCGCGCCGTGGCCGCGCAGGACCTGGTGACGCGCAGGAAGACCGACGACCGCACCAAGACCGGGGTCGACACCGGGGCGCGGGCGCTCAACCCGCTCTCCGGCGAGGAGATCCCGGTGTGGATCGCCGACTACGTGCTGATGGAGTACGGCACCGGCGCCATCATGGCCGTGCCCGGGCACGACGAGCGCGACTTCGAGTTCGCGAGCAAGTTCGGCCTCACGATCCGCCGCGTGATCGCCGCGGAGGGGGAGGACGCGGACACGCCGCTGGAGGCGGCGTACACGGGCCCCGGGCGGCTGGTGAACTCCGGCCGCTTCAACGGGCTCACCGTGGAAGACGGGAAGCAGGCGATCACCATGCAGTTGGCCGAGAGCGGGAGCGGCACGCCGCGGGTGAACTACCGCCTGCACGACTGGACGATCAGCCGGCAGCGCTACTGGGGACCGCCGATCCCGATCCTCTACTGCGACCGGTGCGGCACCGTCCCCGTCCCCGAGGACCAGCTCCCGGTGCTGCTGCCGCAGATCGAGGACTTCAAGCCCGACGCGAGCGGCGTCTCCCCCCTGGCGCGGCACGAGGAGTGGTACCTGACGGAGTGCCCCTCGTGCGGGGGGAAGGCGCGGCGCGAGACCGACGTCAGCGACACGTTCCTGGACAGCGCCTGGTACTTCCTGCGCTACCCGTCGGCCAACGACGCCGAGGTGCCGTTCGACCCGCAGGTGACGCGGCACTGGCTGCCCGTGAACAGCTACATCGGCGGCAACGAGCACGCGGTGCTGCACCTGCTGTACGCGCGCTTCGTGACCATGGCGCTCAAGGACATGGGGCACGTGGACTTCGAGGAGCCCTTCACGCGCTTCCGGGCCCACGGGCTGATCGTGAAGGAGGGCGCCAAGATGAGCAAGTCGCGCGGCAACGTGGTGGTGCCCGACGAGTACATCGCCGAGTGGGGCGCCGACACCATCCGCATGTACCTGATGTTCCTGGGCCCGTACCAGGAGGGCGGCGACTTCCGCGACAGCGGGATCAGCGGCCCCTTCAACTTCCTGAACCGCCTGTGGGACGCCGCGCTCTCGGCGAAGGAGCGCGAGATCGACCCCGCCGTCGAGCAGAAGCTGCACGCCACGGTGAAGAAGGTGACGGAGGACCTGGAGGCGCTCTCGTACAACACCGCCGTGGCGGCGATGATGGAGTACCTGAACGTGGTGCGCGCGGGCGGCCGCACCCCCGAGCGGGCGGCCGTTGAGCCGCTCGCGCGGCTGGTGGCCCCGTTCGCGCCGCACCTGGCCGAGGAGCTGTGGGAGCGCCTGGGCGGGAAGGGCTCCGTGTTCGACGGCGCGCGCTGGCCGGAGTTCGACCCGGCCAAGGCGGTGGCCGAGACGGTGGAGCTCGTGGTGCAGGTCAACGGCAAGGTGCGCGCGCGCCTGCCGATGGCCCGCGGCATCGCCGAGGACGCCGCCCGCGAGGCCGCCCTGGCCGACGAGAACGTGCGCAAGTTCCTGGACGGGAAGCAGGTGCGGAAGACCGTCTTCGTCCCCGACCGCCTGATCAACCTCGTCGTCGGCTGA